The Archocentrus centrarchus isolate MPI-CPG fArcCen1 chromosome 7, fArcCen1, whole genome shotgun sequence genome window below encodes:
- the arfgef2 gene encoding brefeldin A-inhibited guanine nucleotide-exchange protein 2, translating to MQQHRPPQQQYSQSKAESSKTKSMFLSRALEKILSDKEVKRSQHSQLRKACQVALDEIKEELEKQKDGTVVPPRANYIEADKYVLPFELACQSKSPRIVSTSLDCLQKLIAYGHITGNAPDSAAPGKRLIDRLVETICNCFQGPQTDEGVQLQIIKALLTAVTSPHIEIHEGTVLLTVRTCYNIYLASRNLINQTTAKATLTQMLNVIFTRMENQAALEAQEQEKDRLRLPQQNPSPVPSSRRSGSPRSDRTPTPEPQSSPSPAASTSDLTTNTTSSTHPSPAPDLDQDQDHGPDTPSVNGETEGGSTPSNGGTEQVTPTRDSVFEDEGAEPPPTTAQQAKEGDKPESNSNAAETGEQQPAQTHSGAGDENPVHPAAEQTELPPTRGRTEAQQMNGIVEDRSSLSSTDMLDAEALQGPHTAARFSHILQKDAFLVFRSLCKLSMKPLADGPPDPKSHELRSKIVSLQLLLSVLQGAGPVFRTHEMFVNAIKQYLCVALSKNGVSSVPEVFELSLAIFLTLLSHFKVHLKMQIEVFFREIFLTILETSTSSFEHKWMVIQTLTRICADAQCVVDIYVNYDCDLNAANIFERLVNDLSKIAQGRSGQELGMTPLQELSLRKKGLECLVSILKCMVEWSKDMYVNPNLQANLGQEHPPDNEGAELKLPEQLAGRRDSVSSLDSAISSNIPISQADHPEQYEVIKQQKDIIEHGIELFNKKPKRGVQYLQDQGMLGHTAEDIAQFLHQEDRLDTTQVGEFLGENIKFNKEIMYCYVDQLDFCGRDFVSALRMFLEGFRLPGEAQKIDRLMEKFAARYLECNQGQTLFASADTAYVLAYSIIMLTTDLHSPQVKNKMTKEQYIKMNRGINDSKDLPEEYLSSIYDEIAGKKIAMKESKEFSITPKSTKQSVASEKQRRLLYNMEMEQMAKTAKALMEAVSHAQAPFFSATHLEHVRPMFKLAWTPLLAAFSVGLQDCDDPEVASLCLEGIRCAIRIACIFSMQLERDAYVQALARFTLLTASSSITEMKQKNIDTIKTLITVAHTDGNYLGNSWHEILRCISQLELAQLIGTGVKTRYISGVVREREGGIKGLPSGTEEFMPLGLGNLVGSQDKRQMAHIQESVGETSSQSVVVAVDRIFTGSTRLDGNAIVDFVRWLCAVSMDELASAHQPRMFSLQKIVEISYYNMNRIRLQWSRIWQVIGDHFNKVGCNPNEDVAIFAVDSLRQLSMKFLEKGELANFRFQKDFLRPFEHIMKKNRSPTIRDMVIRCVAQMVNSQAANIRSGWKNIFSVFHQAASDHDETIVELAFQTTGHIVMNTFQEHFAAAIDSFQDAVKCLSEFVCNAAFPDTSMEAIRLIRHCAKYVSDRPQALREYTSDDMNVAPGDRVWVRGWFPILFELSCIINRCKLDVRTRGLTVMFEIMKSYGHTFEKHWWHDLFRIVFRIFDNMKLPEQQTEKTEWMTTTCNHALYAICDVFTQFYEPLSEILLADIFTQLQWCVRQDNEQLARSGTNCLENLVILNGEKFSPEVWNITCSCMLEIFQNTSPQALLTWRPAGQDEEAVDGKHFDADVDTQSQSSYDRALSERGHSQMSSDDTWKGRTNARVSDQRLFAGLLIKCVVQLELIQTVDNIVFYPATSKKEDADNMAAAQRDALEESEADGGESGPDQGMYRHMTSAHLFKLLDCLLESHTFAKDFNSNNEQRTALWRAGFKGKSKPNLLKQETSSLACSLRILFRMYSDPQLQDSWPDIQTRLLLVCSEALGYFISLTSESHREAWNSLLMLLLTRTLRLPDDKFKPHASCYYPHLCEMMQFDLIPELRAVLRRFFLRIGSVFHIAAAHPEGAPTRIPTT from the exons ATGCAACAGCACCGGCCACCGCAGCAGCAGTACTCGCAGTCGAAGGCAGAAAGCAGTAAAACCAAGAGCATGTTTCTGTCCAGGGCGCTGGAGAAAATCCTCTCCGATAAGGAGGTGAAGAGGAGCCAGCACAGCCAGCTGCGTAAAGCCTGTCAGGTGGCCCTCG ATGAAATCAAGGAAGAATTGGAGAAACAAAA GGATGGCACAGTGGTCCCACCCAGAGCCAACTACATCGAGGCTGATAAATATGTGCTGCCCTTTGAGTTGGCGTGTCAGTCAAAGTCCCCCCGGATAGTTAGCACCTCTTTGGACTGTCTGCAG AAGCTGATTGCTTATGGCCACATCACGGGCAATGCCCCGGACAGCGCAGCTCCTGGTAAGAGGCTGATCGACCGACTGGTGGAAACCATCTGCAACTGCTTCCAGGGTCCACAAACTGACGAGGGAGTCCAGCTACAGATCATCAAG GCGCTGCTGACGGCGGTGACTTCCCCGCACATAGAGATTCACGAAGGCACAGTTCTCCTGACCGTCAGGACCTGCTACAACATCTACCTGGCCAGCCGCAACCTCATCAACCAGACCACAGCCAAGGCCACCCTCACACAGATGCTCAATGTTATCTTCACCCGCATGGAGAACCAGGCT GCTTTGGAGGCTCAGGAGCAGGAGAAGGACCGGCTACGTTTGCCCCAGCAAAATCCATCCCCGGTCCCAAGTAGCCGGAGGTCTGGCTCCCCCCGGTCTGACCGTACGCCAACTCCGGAGCCACAGAGCTCACCATCCCCGGCAGCTAGTACTTCAGATCTCACCACCAATACCACCAGCTCCACACACCCATCTCCAGCTCCTGATCTGGACCAGGACCAGGACCACGGGCCAGACACACCATCAGTCAATGGAGAAACCGAGGGTGGAAGTACTCCATCTAATGGAGGAACAGAACAGGTCACACCAACAAGAG ATTCAGTTTTTGAGGATGAAGGTGCAGAGCCCCCTCCTACAACAGCTCAGCAAGCTAAAGAAGGGGACAAACCAGAGAGCAACTCAAATGCAGCAGAGACAGGAGAGCAGCAGCCAGCGCAGACTCACAGTGGAGCGG GAGATGAGAACCCAGTGCACCCTGCCGCTGAGCAGACAGAGCTGCCTCCCACCAGAGGCAGAACAGAAGCTCAGCAGATGAACGGTATCGTTGAGGACCGATCTTCACTTTCCTCCACAGACATGCTG GATGCTGAAGCCCTGCAGGGACCCCACACCGCTGCCCGCTTCTCTCACATCCTGCAAAAAGACGCCTTTCTGGTGTTCCGCTCTCTGTGTAAGCTTTCCATGAAGCCCCTTGCTGATGGACCTCCAGACCCAAA GTCCCATGAGTTGCGGTCCAAGATTGTCTCcttgcagctgctgctctccgTGCTGCAGGGTGCCGGGCCGGTGTTTCGCACCCACGAGATGTTTGTGAATGCCATCAAACAGTATCTGTGTGTGGCGCTGTCCAAAAATGGCGTCTCCTCTGTGCCTGAGGTCTTTGAGCTCTCATTAGCCATCTTCCTCACCCTGCTTTCCCACTTCAAAGTCCACTTAAAGATGCAGATTGAG GTGTTTTTCCGAGAGATCTTTTTGACCATCCTGGAGACCTCGACCAGCTCCTTTGAGCACAAATGGATGGTTATCCAGACACTAACGCGCATCTGTGCAG ATGCCCAGTGTGTTGTTGACATCTATGTAAACTACGACTGCGACCTAAATGCCGCCAACATTTTTGAGCGTCTTGTCAATGATCTGTCTAAGATCGCCCAGGGCAGGAGCGGTCAGGAGCTCGGGATGACACCTCTGCAG GAGCTGAGCCTACGTAAAAAGGGTTTGGAGTGTCTGGTGTCCATCCTCAAATGTATGGTGGAGTGGAGCAAAGACATGTATGTAAATCCAAACCTTCAAGCTAACTTAG GTCAGGAGCATCCGCCTGATAATGAGGGCGCCGAGCTGAAGCTCCCAGAGCAGCTGGCGGGACGTCGGGACAGCGTCAGCTCGCTGGATTCTGCCATCTCTTCCAACATCCCCATCTCCCAGGCAGATCACCCAGAGCAGTACGAAGTCATCAAACAGCAGAAGGACATCATCGAGCACGGCATCGAACT cttcAACAAGAAGCCAAAGCGTGGTGTCCAGTACCTGCAGGACCAGGGCATGCTGGGTCACACCGCTGAGGATATCGCCCAGTTCCTACACCAGGAAGACAGACTGGACACA ACACAGGTGGGTGAGTTCCTGGGAGAGAACATCAAgttcaacaaagaaataatgtaCTGCTACGTGGACCAGCTGGATTTCTGTGGCCGGGACTTTGTCTCTGCGCTGAGAATGTTTCTGGAAGGCTTCAGGCTGCCGGGGGAGGCCCAGAAGATCGACAGGCTGATGGAGAAGTTTGCTGCTCGATACCTGGAGTGCAACCAGGG ACAAACTTTGTTTGCCAGTGCAGACACTGCCTACGTGCTGGCATACTCTATCATTATGCTCACCACAGACCTGCACAGTCCTCAG GTGaagaacaaaatgacaaaagagCAGTACATCAAGATGAACCGAGGTATTAATGATAGTAAGGACCTGCCGGAAGAGTATCTGTCCTCCATATACGATGAAATCGCAGGCAAGAAGATAGCCATGAAGGAGAGCAAAGAGTTTTCAATCACTCCAAAGTCCACCAAGCAGA GTGTGGCCAGTGAGAAGCAGCGTCGTTTACTGTACAACATGGAGATGGAACAGATGGCAAAGACCGCAAAAGCTCTCATGGAGGCGGTCAGCCATGCTCAGGCTCCCTTCTTCAGCGCCACACACCTGGAGCACGTCAGGCCCATGTTCAAG CTGGCCTGGACCCCACTGCTGGCTGCGTTCAGTGTGGGCCTGCAGGACTGTGATGACCCTGAAGTAGCCTCTCTGTGTCTGGAAGGCATTCGATGCGCCATCAGGATCGCCTGCATCTTCAGTATGCAG TTGGAGCGAGATGCATATGTTCAAGCTTTGGCCAGATTCACCTTGCTGACGGCCAGTTCTAGCATcacagagatgaagcagaagaacATTGACACCATTAAGACACTGATCACTGTGGCCCACACTGATGGAAACTACCTGGGCAACTCCTGGCATGAG ATCTTGAGGTGTATCAGTCAGCTGGAGCTCGCCCAGTTGATCGGCACGGGGGTGAAGACACGCTACATCTCAGGGGTGGTCCGGGAGAGGGAAGGTGGCATCAAAGGCTTACCCTCTggcacagaggagttcatgccCCTGGGCCTGG GTAACCTGGTGGGGAGTCAGGACAAGAGACAGATGGCTCACATCCAGGAGTCAGTAGGCGAGACGAGCTCTCAAAGTGTGGTGGTAGCTGTGGACAG AATCTTCACCGGTTCCACCAGATTAGATGGAAATGCCATCG TGGACTTTGTGCGGTGGCTGTGTGCGGTGTCCATGGACGAGCTGGCCTCTGCACACCAGCCGAGGATGTTCAGCCTTCAGAAGATTGTAGAAATCTCCTACTATAACATGAACCGCATCAGGCTGCAGTGGTCCAGAATTTGGCAGGTCATAGGCGACCATTTCAACAAG GTGGGCTGTAACCCCAATGAGGATGTCGCCATCTTTGCTGTGGACTCGCTGAGGCAGCTGTCCATGAAGTTCTTGGAGAAAggagagctggctaacttccgtTTCCAGAAAGACTTCCTCAGGCCTTTTGAGCACATCATGAAGAAAAACAG ATCCCCCACTATCAGAGACATGGTGATCAGGTGTGTGGCTCAGATGGTAAACTCCCAGGCGGCCAACATCCGTTCAGGTTGGAAGAACATCTTTTCAGTGTTCCATCAGGCTGCCTCCGACCATGACGAGACTATAGTGGAGCTGGCCTTCCAGACCACTGGGCATATTGTCA TGAACACCTTCCAGGAGCACTTTGCAGCTGCTATTGACTCCTTCCAGGATGCAGTGAAGTGCCTGTCAGAGTTTGTGTGCAATGCAGCTTTTCCTGACACCAGCATGGAGGCCATCAGACTCATCCGACACTGCGCTAAATACGTCTCTGATAGGCCACAG GCTCTGAGGGAATACACCAGTGACGACATGAATGTTGCCCCTGGTGACCGGGTGTGGGTTCGTGGCTGGTTTCCCATCCTGTTTGAACTTTCTTGTATCATCAACCGCTGCAAGCTGGATGTCCGGACCAG AGGTCTCACAGTCATGTTTGAGATCATGAAGAGTTACGGCCACACCTTCGAGAAGCACTGGTGGCACGACCTCTTCCGAATTGTCTTTCGCATTTTTGACAACATGAAGCTCCCTGAACAGCAGACAGAG AAAACTGAGTGGATGACAACAACGTGTAACCACGCTCTGTACGCCATCTGCGATGTGTTCACCCAGTTTTATGAGCCTCTCAGTGAAATCCTGCTGGCTGACATTTTCACACAGCTGCAGTGGTGTGTCAGGCAAG ACAACGAACAGCTGGCTCGCTCCGGTACGAACTGTCTGGAGAACCTGGTGATCCTGAACGGGGAGAAGTTCAGCCCTGAGGTGTGGAACATCACATGCTCCTGTATGCTGGAGATCTTCCAAAACACCAGCCCTCAAGC TTTGTTAACTTGGCGACCAGCTGGACAGGATGAGGAAGCAGTTGATGGCAAACACTTT GATGCTGATGTGGACACTCAGTCCCAGAGCAGCTACGACCGAGCTCTCTCTGAGAGGGGACACAGCCAGATGTCCAGTGACGACACCTGGAAAGGCAGAACCAATGCCA GAGTTTCAGACCAGAGGCTGTTTGCAGGCCTGCTGATTAAATGCGTCGTGCAGCTTGAATTAATACAAACCGTCGACAACATTGTCTTCTACCCGGCAACCAGCAAGAAGGAGGATGCTGATAATATGGCTGCTGCGCAG CGGGATGCTCTGGAGGAGTCGGAGGCTGATGGAGGTGAGTCGGGTCCGGA